One window of Methanogenium organophilum genomic DNA carries:
- a CDS encoding DUF92 domain-containing protein, with product MERETGMWAVSALALACIIIAPYITPPWLLSLFVVLICALLFLIKKSRYTSFSIATIAVFYGLELIPLVVFSTTFAIVIMGEAAYRIAGRGTKGYIPFTIVAFTSAFLVMMYSGYTAPFVAVTGVIVALMLHSILRERQDSIFIETLGVAMTMLLFYEIGYHVETTILIFAVIIGFGFAFTSYKLKAADVSGLFSGALMGILIIVFTDVSWFLIMLAFFILGAGTTKFRFEKKTAMGVAESHGGVRGYFNVFANGLVSLCGAILYGVTQDPIFIALFLGSVACATSDTLASEVGVVGKTPRLITTFREVPRGTNGGVTMVGEVAAVTGAIIIALIAYALNVADPILVVVTILAGFFGTNIDSLIGALYENKNLIGNAGTNFLATLSSGLFAMVVYYALSSF from the coding sequence ATGGAACGGGAGACAGGCATGTGGGCAGTATCGGCTCTCGCACTGGCATGCATTATAATCGCCCCATATATCACCCCCCCATGGTTGCTCTCCCTTTTTGTTGTGCTCATCTGTGCACTGCTTTTTCTAATAAAAAAGTCCAGATATACCTCATTTTCCATCGCAACGATAGCAGTATTCTATGGTCTTGAACTGATACCGCTGGTGGTATTCTCCACTACATTTGCAATTGTAATCATGGGCGAAGCAGCATACCGGATCGCGGGGAGAGGAACGAAAGGATATATTCCGTTTACCATTGTCGCTTTCACGAGCGCGTTTCTGGTGATGATGTACTCCGGATATACGGCTCCCTTTGTAGCAGTCACCGGAGTAATCGTTGCCCTGATGCTCCATTCCATTCTTCGGGAGCGACAGGACAGTATCTTTATTGAGACACTGGGCGTTGCGATGACAATGCTCCTATTCTATGAGATTGGATATCACGTCGAGACGACCATCCTCATCTTTGCAGTCATCATTGGATTCGGATTTGCATTTACCTCATACAAACTAAAGGCAGCAGACGTTTCAGGTCTCTTTTCCGGAGCACTGATGGGTATCCTCATCATCGTTTTCACAGACGTGAGCTGGTTTCTCATTATGCTTGCATTCTTCATACTTGGTGCAGGCACCACCAAATTCCGGTTTGAAAAGAAGACCGCAATGGGAGTGGCAGAATCTCACGGCGGAGTCCGCGGATATTTCAATGTATTTGCAAACGGCCTCGTCTCACTCTGCGGTGCGATTTTGTATGGGGTCACCCAGGACCCTATATTTATTGCACTCTTCCTCGGAAGTGTCGCCTGTGCTACTTCAGATACCCTTGCAAGCGAGGTAGGTGTTGTGGGAAAGACACCACGGCTCATCACCACATTCAGGGAGGTGCCTCGCGGCACAAATGGCGGAGTAACCATGGTAGGAGAGGTTGCAGCAGTTACCGGTGCCATCATTATCGCCCTAATCGCATATGCGCTGAATGTTGCAGATCCAATCCTCGTTGTGGTTACCATACTTGCAGGATTTTTCGGCACCAACATCGACAGTCTCATCGGTGCACTGTATGAGAATAAAAATCTTATAGGGAACGCCGGAACGAATTTCCTCGCCACTCTGTCCTCCGGACTCTTTGCGATGGTAGTGTATTATGCACTCAGCTCTTTCTGA
- a CDS encoding CS domain-containing protein, whose product MANEPNDDIFRNLAKAMEEMIRNLPGDESPRFVGCTIISGSGDDGRIFHMDDFEDEFDYDLVEDSDYFYITLELSGEESDVPRVEFLEQEVRVTIDGRDFEVPLSAPIHLGQCRYGIKNGVLDIICRKLN is encoded by the coding sequence ATGGCAAATGAACCAAACGACGACATCTTTAGGAATCTTGCAAAGGCTATGGAGGAGATGATTCGCAATCTGCCCGGGGATGAATCCCCACGGTTTGTAGGTTGTACGATCATATCGGGCTCAGGTGATGATGGGCGTATCTTTCATATGGACGATTTCGAAGATGAATTTGATTATGACCTTGTTGAAGATTCAGATTATTTCTATATCACCCTGGAATTGTCAGGTGAAGAATCTGATGTGCCCCGTGTGGAATTTCTTGAACAGGAAGTGCGGGTGACCATTGATGGTCGTGACTTTGAGGTGCCCCTTTCTGCCCCCATTCATCTGGGACAGTGCAGATATGGCATAAAAAACGGTGTTTTGGATATAATTTGCCGTAAACTGAACTAA
- the tmk gene encoding dTMP kinase translates to MLITIEGIDGTGKSTLIRFLNENLKDIAPVITREPGSTWIGEQVRRGIAEEIDPVAEALLFTADHAAHIRDVIRPALSAGRLVISDRYSDSRYAYQSVTLDSILPDALGWLEAVHHGWTILPDRTYLLTIPVDEAMSRLSNNRDGTEHFEKAEILSRVQKNYLAAAEKDPERFVIIDAMLEKEKIGNYVADSIRQFVKR, encoded by the coding sequence ATGCTGATTACTATCGAAGGAATAGACGGAACAGGGAAATCCACACTTATCAGATTCCTGAATGAAAATTTAAAAGACATTGCGCCGGTCATTACCCGTGAACCCGGCTCAACATGGATTGGAGAACAGGTAAGAAGAGGGATTGCAGAAGAAATTGACCCGGTGGCTGAAGCCCTCCTCTTCACCGCAGACCACGCCGCGCATATACGCGATGTGATCCGACCAGCCCTTTCTGCCGGAAGACTGGTCATCTCTGATCGATATAGTGATTCACGCTATGCCTACCAATCTGTCACGCTGGATTCCATCCTACCGGATGCTCTGGGGTGGCTGGAGGCCGTCCATCACGGGTGGACCATTCTCCCCGACCGAACCTATCTCCTGACCATTCCGGTAGATGAAGCCATGTCACGTCTCTCAAACAACCGCGATGGTACTGAACACTTTGAAAAAGCAGAGATCCTCTCCCGTGTCCAGAAAAACTACCTGGCGGCGGCAGAAAAGGATCCGGAACGATTTGTCATCATCGACGCAATGTTGGAAAAAGAGAAGATCGGGAATTATGTTGCCGACAGTATCAGGCAGTTCGTGAAACGGTGA
- a CDS encoding pyruvate kinase alpha/beta domain-containing protein: MSFSEKSVFFFDRPGKENSHDAAKIAVKRAQELGISTIVVASTTGETAKVFAEAMEGTDIHLVCVTHTVGFREPGVWEFDEANLPYFKEQGADVIMGTHVLSGLERALSSNPKVGGGSRTDAVAETLRRTIAIGLKVAVECTLIAADQGKVPADSEVIAVGGTAQGADTVCVVLPANTARYFDLQVREIVAMPRNR, translated from the coding sequence ATGAGTTTTTCTGAAAAATCGGTTTTTTTCTTTGACCGGCCGGGAAAAGAAAATTCACATGACGCTGCAAAGATTGCAGTGAAACGTGCACAGGAACTTGGAATATCCACCATTGTTGTTGCAAGTACAACCGGTGAAACGGCGAAGGTTTTTGCTGAGGCGATGGAAGGGACGGATATTCATCTGGTTTGTGTGACACATACCGTTGGATTCCGTGAACCAGGAGTGTGGGAATTTGATGAGGCAAATCTGCCGTACTTCAAAGAGCAGGGAGCAGATGTGATCATGGGGACACATGTCCTCTCAGGCCTCGAACGCGCACTATCATCAAACCCGAAGGTGGGCGGTGGATCCCGTACTGATGCTGTTGCAGAGACACTCCGCCGGACGATTGCGATAGGACTGAAGGTGGCTGTTGAGTGTACGCTTATTGCTGCAGACCAGGGTAAAGTACCGGCAGATTCCGAAGTAATTGCCGTTGGTGGTACAGCGCAGGGTGCGGATACGGTCTGTGTGGTGCTTCCTGCAAATACGGCCCGCTACTTTGACCTGCAGGTTCGTGAGATCGTAGCCATGCCCCGGAATCGCTGA
- a CDS encoding (5-formylfuran-3-yl)methyl phosphate synthase has protein sequence MELLVSPSSVEEARSALAADIIDVKKPSEGSLGANFPWVIHAIKELSDKPVSAAIGDYSFLPGGASQAAYGAASAGADYVKVGLKFDGAERAAELISSVAKAVHWQYPEKTVVIAAYADYERMGTISPMEMAPLVAENGADIAMIDTGIKDGKSLFDFMDESVLGEFTDLNRSLNQKTALAGSLKFDDLAPLRSINPEIIGVRGMVCGGDRSSVIREELVEKAMSLVR, from the coding sequence ATGGAACTATTAGTAAGCCCCAGCAGTGTTGAGGAGGCACGGAGTGCCCTTGCTGCTGATATCATCGATGTGAAGAAACCGTCAGAAGGTTCACTCGGTGCCAATTTTCCCTGGGTTATTCATGCTATAAAGGAACTGTCAGATAAGCCTGTCAGTGCTGCTATCGGTGATTATTCATTTCTTCCCGGCGGTGCGTCACAGGCGGCATATGGTGCGGCATCTGCCGGTGCGGATTATGTAAAGGTCGGCCTGAAGTTCGATGGAGCTGAGCGTGCAGCGGAATTGATTTCCTCAGTTGCAAAGGCAGTGCACTGGCAGTATCCGGAAAAGACTGTTGTGATTGCAGCATATGCGGATTACGAACGGATGGGTACAATTTCTCCGATGGAGATGGCCCCTCTTGTGGCCGAAAATGGAGCAGATATCGCCATGATCGACACAGGTATTAAGGATGGAAAGAGCCTCTTTGATTTCATGGATGAATCTGTTCTTGGGGAATTTACCGATCTCAACCGCAGCCTGAATCAAAAGACTGCTCTTGCAGGCTCTCTGAAGTTTGATGACCTTGCACCTCTGCGGAGTATCAATCCTGAAATTATTGGTGTCCGTGGGATGGTCTGCGGTGGAGACCGCAGCAGTGTGATCAGGGAAGAGCTTGTTGAAAAGGCAATGTCACTTGTGAGGTGA
- a CDS encoding valine--tRNA ligase, with protein MSPSTEIPKTYDPNSVEERWLQEWNDEDNYFDPLSCKPQFIIDTPPPYPTGNFHIGNGFNWCYIDFIARYKRMRGFNVMFPQGWDCHGLPTEVKVEEIHGITKNDVPRDEFRRMCRELTIQNIEKMRATMRRCGFSTDWSNEYITMMPEYYRKTQISFLRMLKAGDIYQSEHPVNFCTRCETAIAFAEVAYDDRTTLLNFFNFDGVEIATTRPELLAACVAVAVHPDDERYVGMEGNTLTVPLFGYDVPVITDAAVDPEFGSGAVMICTFGDKQDVHWWKQHNLDLRKAIDLSGRMTATAAPYDGLTTTECRERVLADMKEQGILIRQEDLDQRVGACWRCKTPIEILSERQWFVKIHNEGIIKAAKNIMWTPDHMYSRLENWASQMEWDWCISRQRIFATPIPVWFCDSCGEVIVPDEADLPIDPTTESPKHACPVCGGTSFTGEEDVLDTWMDSSISVLNVTGWDGGEIPERFPAQIRPQGHDIIRTWAFYTILRSLALTGSKPWNEILVNGMVLGEDGYKMSKSRDNIIPPEAILKDYGADAFRQWSAIGAATGSDIVFNWTDVVAASRFQTKLWNISRFVLMQPGNTGSLSEDSVTALADRWLMCRLSATVAEVTEAMEGYQFDRAIRAIREFSRDVFADNYIELVKGRLYEDEGPARDSALYTLRLSLATICRMFAPITPFFSEECYSYFGCGSVHAAGWPDLSFVDEDADRKGALLSTVVSEVRRFKHDNGMALNAPLGSVFVYAPDEVDDAGDASRALNATVTWSTEEPQLERVISDVDFSMAVIGPKLRNKARGFMDVVRALSEDDLRDGVSHVTVDGEEVAVPEGAYELVYAYRVAGKEVDVLTLDDGVIVTVSRTA; from the coding sequence ATGTCGCCATCAACGGAAATACCGAAAACCTATGATCCAAATTCTGTGGAAGAGCGTTGGCTGCAGGAATGGAACGATGAGGACAATTATTTTGATCCCCTCTCATGCAAACCGCAATTTATTATTGATACCCCTCCTCCCTACCCCACGGGCAATTTCCACATTGGAAATGGCTTTAACTGGTGTTATATCGATTTTATTGCCCGGTATAAGCGGATGCGCGGATTCAATGTCATGTTCCCCCAGGGATGGGACTGCCATGGCCTTCCCACAGAGGTGAAGGTTGAGGAGATTCATGGTATCACAAAAAATGACGTGCCCCGCGATGAATTCCGGCGCATGTGTCGTGAACTGACCATTCAGAATATCGAAAAAATGCGCGCGACGATGCGACGGTGTGGATTTTCAACAGACTGGAGTAATGAATATATCACCATGATGCCGGAGTATTACCGGAAGACGCAGATATCATTTCTCCGGATGCTTAAGGCAGGCGACATATACCAGAGTGAACATCCGGTAAATTTCTGCACCCGCTGTGAGACAGCCATCGCATTTGCAGAAGTGGCCTACGATGACCGTACCACGCTCCTGAACTTCTTTAATTTTGATGGTGTAGAGATTGCGACCACCCGCCCTGAACTTCTCGCAGCCTGTGTGGCAGTTGCTGTTCATCCGGATGATGAACGGTATGTGGGAATGGAAGGAAATACTCTGACGGTTCCGCTCTTTGGCTACGATGTGCCGGTTATAACCGATGCGGCAGTTGACCCGGAGTTTGGCAGCGGTGCGGTGATGATCTGTACATTCGGTGACAAACAGGATGTGCACTGGTGGAAGCAGCACAACCTTGACCTGAGAAAGGCCATTGACCTCTCCGGCAGGATGACTGCCACCGCAGCCCCCTATGATGGTCTTACCACAACGGAGTGCCGTGAGAGAGTCCTTGCAGATATGAAGGAACAGGGTATTTTAATCCGGCAGGAAGATCTGGATCAGCGTGTCGGTGCATGCTGGCGGTGCAAGACACCCATTGAGATTCTCAGTGAGCGCCAGTGGTTTGTGAAGATTCATAATGAAGGCATCATCAAAGCGGCGAAAAATATCATGTGGACACCGGATCACATGTATTCCCGGCTGGAAAACTGGGCATCACAGATGGAATGGGACTGGTGTATCTCACGCCAGCGTATCTTTGCAACCCCGATTCCCGTGTGGTTCTGCGATTCCTGTGGTGAGGTTATTGTGCCGGATGAGGCAGACCTGCCGATTGATCCGACTACCGAGTCTCCAAAACATGCCTGTCCGGTCTGTGGCGGCACCTCGTTTACCGGGGAAGAAGATGTGCTTGATACCTGGATGGACTCCTCGATTTCTGTTCTGAATGTCACCGGATGGGACGGTGGGGAAATACCCGAGCGTTTCCCTGCGCAAATCCGGCCTCAGGGTCATGACATCATCCGGACGTGGGCATTCTATACTATTCTGCGCTCCCTTGCTCTGACCGGGTCCAAACCCTGGAATGAGATCCTTGTGAACGGGATGGTGCTTGGTGAAGACGGCTATAAGATGAGCAAGAGTCGTGACAATATCATTCCGCCGGAAGCTATCCTGAAGGACTATGGAGCAGATGCATTCCGCCAGTGGAGTGCTATCGGTGCGGCAACCGGGTCTGATATCGTCTTCAACTGGACTGATGTGGTCGCTGCGTCACGGTTCCAGACAAAACTCTGGAATATTTCACGCTTTGTCCTGATGCAGCCGGGTAATACGGGTTCCCTGAGCGAAGATTCGGTGACCGCCCTTGCTGACCGGTGGCTGATGTGCCGGCTTTCTGCAACGGTAGCAGAAGTAACAGAGGCAATGGAGGGATACCAGTTTGACCGTGCCATTCGTGCCATCCGTGAATTTTCTCGAGATGTCTTTGCAGACAATTATATTGAGCTGGTGAAAGGCAGGCTGTATGAAGACGAAGGACCGGCACGTGACAGTGCCCTCTATACCCTGAGGCTCTCGCTTGCCACGATCTGCAGAATGTTTGCACCGATTACGCCGTTCTTTTCTGAGGAGTGCTATTCATACTTTGGTTGCGGAAGTGTGCATGCCGCAGGATGGCCTGATCTCTCGTTTGTCGATGAGGATGCAGACCGAAAAGGTGCCCTTCTCTCCACTGTGGTCTCAGAGGTGCGTCGGTTTAAGCATGACAATGGTATGGCACTCAACGCTCCCCTTGGTAGTGTCTTTGTGTATGCACCTGATGAAGTCGATGATGCCGGTGACGCATCCCGCGCTCTGAATGCTACTGTGACCTGGAGTACAGAAGAACCGCAGCTTGAACGGGTAATATCAGACGTGGACTTCTCGATGGCGGTCATAGGGCCGAAATTGAGAAATAAAGCCCGTGGGTTTATGGATGTGGTGCGTGCGCTTTCTGAGGACGACCTTCGCGATGGTGTATCACATGTTACTGTTGACGGGGAGGAGGTTGCAGTGCCGGAGGGCGCTTACGAGCTTGTCTATGCCTACCGTGTTGCAGGAAAAGAGGTGGATGTGCTGACCCTTGATGATGGGGTCATTGTCACCGTTTCACGAACTGCCTGA
- a CDS encoding mechanosensitive ion channel family protein yields the protein MDANATFIIFESPIFTDPIYGQTTMANILWFFVILIIAVIVAKIVSLNLTRFLKDRVRKNDLNLISKAAYWVIFAIGFLTALPYLEVDLSGILVAGGVVGIIIGFAAQSVVANLISGIFLIFEQPLKIGENVLIEDTHIIVEDIRIFSTIGKTFEGIYVRIPNEKIFTTTIINYVANTARRFEYDVEIRYQDDASRAIEIIKALIEEEPFCLKNPGPSIYVDELASDGVIIKTRMWAPSEVWWDIRTTMLWKIKSALEADGMEIPFPQRTIWINPEERDEFPSKILPDAQDSGENHKQTHICCKSAILPNNRESSHYSTTPYNGPDEQEK from the coding sequence ATGGATGCCAATGCAACTTTTATCATTTTTGAATCTCCGATATTTACAGACCCAATCTATGGCCAGACCACCATGGCCAATATACTCTGGTTTTTTGTCATCCTCATCATAGCAGTTATCGTCGCAAAAATTGTCTCCCTCAACCTCACTCGATTTCTCAAAGACCGAGTCCGGAAAAATGACCTGAACCTCATCAGCAAGGCAGCATACTGGGTGATATTCGCCATCGGATTTTTAACTGCCCTACCATACCTCGAAGTAGACCTCTCAGGCATCCTTGTTGCAGGAGGGGTTGTTGGTATCATCATTGGTTTTGCTGCTCAAAGCGTCGTTGCCAATCTTATTTCAGGCATCTTTCTCATCTTCGAACAGCCGCTCAAAATCGGCGAAAATGTGCTGATTGAAGACACACACATCATAGTGGAAGACATCCGGATCTTTTCCACCATAGGAAAGACATTTGAAGGCATTTATGTCCGCATCCCAAATGAGAAGATATTCACCACAACAATCATCAACTATGTGGCAAATACCGCCCGCCGGTTCGAATATGATGTAGAAATCCGTTATCAGGACGATGCATCCCGGGCAATAGAAATAATTAAAGCGCTCATTGAAGAGGAGCCATTCTGCCTGAAAAATCCAGGACCATCCATATATGTTGATGAACTTGCATCAGACGGAGTTATAATCAAAACACGCATGTGGGCACCCTCCGAGGTCTGGTGGGACATCAGAACAACCATGCTATGGAAAATAAAATCCGCACTTGAAGCCGACGGCATGGAGATCCCATTCCCACAGCGCACCATCTGGATCAACCCCGAAGAAAGGGACGAATTCCCGTCCAAAATACTACCTGATGCACAGGATTCTGGAGAAAATCATAAGCAGACGCACATATGCTGCAAATCAGCCATCCTACCCAATAACAGGGAAAGCAGCCATTACAGCACCACCCCGTACAATGGTCCGGACGAACAAGAAAAATAA
- a CDS encoding DUF7847 domain-containing protein: protein MVVYSLREALRNIGRYPLILLSGVWAGCIVAAVEYCIFNGLDFYGETIGFFGVIVFPFFVGASYEMIRRDDRSLSAYGTGGISRYFAILLPGAFLTFFGAIAVMIVTVLLATFGGGNDDTLMVVGIFWIFIPLMFFFFFYDTAAVFEEKKVFTSLLRSAAFVRSRPFEVIAFYCGCFILLIALFVVSAFLGSIFLAGSMVFDPSLDVNTLLNMTVEEQQNLIGEEGMNLIIVLYAVVTGIFSAILLPFKAAFYRRYVQAVPEANSDKKVQEGVYDEKGRWYKYS, encoded by the coding sequence ATGGTCGTTTATTCACTCAGGGAAGCCCTCCGTAATATTGGGAGATATCCCCTTATCCTGCTCTCCGGAGTGTGGGCCGGATGTATTGTTGCAGCTGTTGAATACTGTATATTCAATGGCCTTGATTTCTATGGTGAGACGATTGGATTCTTTGGCGTTATTGTATTCCCGTTTTTTGTGGGAGCATCCTATGAGATGATACGCCGGGATGATCGATCACTTTCTGCATATGGTACAGGGGGCATTTCGCGGTATTTCGCAATCCTGCTACCGGGAGCCTTTCTGACATTCTTTGGAGCCATTGCAGTAATGATTGTCACTGTACTGCTGGCAACATTTGGTGGGGGGAATGATGATACCCTTATGGTCGTAGGTATCTTCTGGATATTTATCCCGCTCATGTTCTTCTTTTTCTTCTATGATACCGCTGCGGTTTTCGAGGAAAAGAAGGTATTTACATCACTGTTACGGAGTGCGGCATTCGTCCGTTCCCGGCCCTTTGAGGTTATCGCATTTTATTGTGGCTGTTTTATTCTCCTCATTGCGTTATTTGTGGTCAGTGCCTTTCTGGGATCCATTTTCCTTGCAGGTTCAATGGTCTTTGATCCGTCCCTTGATGTTAACACGCTTCTGAATATGACTGTTGAGGAGCAGCAGAATCTGATTGGAGAAGAAGGGATGAATCTAATAATTGTTCTGTATGCGGTGGTTACAGGGATTTTTTCCGCCATTCTTCTACCCTTTAAAGCGGCTTTTTATCGGCGGTATGTGCAGGCAGTTCCTGAAGCAAATTCTGATAAAAAGGTACAGGAAGGGGTTTATGATGAAAAGGGACGTTGGTACAAATATTCCTGA
- a CDS encoding ArsR/SmtB family transcription factor: MIDDDGGSGLLDVLGNRNRRRIIKLLREKPCYVTEISERLTLNPKAVVDHLQYMERAEFLSSRKDARRRKYYYLVRDISIDIKVADAPGMLLNNVPSYHDKFINSVVNLRSLLNTRNRYIETLEYLEGDIDAAIDDLVHASKDILAGETEINLITALCNSDLSIPEIHRITDVPVSHIECAMKRLEGMGIVTRHGQKYSVRETNGK; this comes from the coding sequence ATGATCGATGATGATGGGGGTTCTGGTCTCCTTGATGTACTTGGTAACAGAAACAGGCGGCGCATCATCAAACTGCTTCGTGAAAAGCCATGCTATGTTACGGAGATATCAGAGCGGTTGACGTTGAACCCGAAGGCGGTGGTGGATCATCTTCAGTATATGGAACGGGCAGAGTTTCTTTCTTCTCGTAAAGATGCGCGGAGGCGAAAATATTACTACCTTGTTCGTGACATAAGCATTGATATAAAGGTTGCAGATGCTCCGGGCATGCTGCTGAACAATGTTCCCTCATATCATGACAAATTTATTAATTCCGTGGTGAATCTTCGTTCTCTCCTTAATACCCGCAATCGGTATATTGAGACATTGGAATATCTTGAGGGAGATATTGATGCCGCTATTGACGATCTTGTGCATGCGAGCAAAGACATATTAGCAGGCGAGACAGAAATCAATCTTATAACCGCACTATGTAACAGTGATCTGTCAATTCCTGAAATTCACAGGATAACAGATGTTCCTGTTTCCCACATCGAGTGTGCAATGAAACGGCTTGAGGGAATGGGGATTGTAACGCGTCATGGACAAAAATATTCGGTGCGTGAAACAAATGGCAAATGA
- the guaB gene encoding IMP dehydrogenase, whose translation MCAGKLDIPLALTFDDVLLVPEESYVEPSEADTRSRLTRNIDLNIPILSSAMDTVTEARMAIALAREGSIGVIHRNMSAEREVEEIRLVKQAEDIIEREVVTVQSDSTVGEVDRMMRYHDIGGVPVMDGDMIIGIVSRRDLRGIVGKRGDENIRNVMTHEPITAEDGIGLEDALEKMYTNKVERLPVTNADGSLLGIITMQDLLERHQNPNALRDRDGNLCVAAAVGPFDFERAVMLAEAGADALAVDCAHGHNMNVVSAVRDIVGSVSSDVIAGNIATREAAEEFGADVDAIKVGIGPGSICTTRIVAGVGVPQITAIANVAEVMMEYDTPVIADGGIRYSGDIAKAIAAGADSVMVGSLLAGTDESPGRLIAMKGRRYKQYRGMGSLGVMSGGESSDRYFQKKDIGKNKFVPEGVEGATPYVGNVSDVLYQLVGGLKSAMGYTGSKTIQDLRKNGRFVQITSAGYSESHPHNILITDEAPNYRVME comes from the coding sequence ATGTGTGCCGGAAAACTGGATATCCCGCTGGCCCTGACATTCGATGACGTTTTGCTGGTGCCGGAGGAGTCATACGTTGAGCCATCAGAAGCAGACACCCGATCCCGGCTGACACGGAACATTGATCTCAATATTCCTATCCTTTCATCAGCCATGGACACCGTTACTGAGGCACGAATGGCGATTGCCCTGGCCCGGGAGGGGAGTATTGGGGTAATTCACCGGAATATGAGTGCAGAGCGGGAAGTAGAAGAGATACGTCTGGTGAAGCAGGCAGAAGATATTATTGAGCGCGAAGTGGTTACCGTTCAGTCTGATTCAACCGTCGGGGAAGTGGACCGGATGATGCGCTACCATGACATTGGTGGCGTGCCTGTGATGGATGGCGACATGATCATTGGCATTGTCAGCCGCAGGGATCTGCGTGGTATTGTCGGAAAACGTGGTGATGAGAATATCCGGAATGTAATGACTCACGAGCCTATTACTGCAGAGGATGGTATCGGTCTGGAGGATGCGCTTGAGAAGATGTACACCAATAAGGTTGAGCGCCTCCCTGTCACAAATGCAGATGGGAGCCTTCTGGGTATTATCACAATGCAGGACCTCCTGGAGCGTCACCAGAATCCAAACGCACTGCGTGACCGTGATGGGAATCTTTGTGTTGCTGCTGCGGTTGGGCCGTTCGATTTTGAGCGTGCGGTCATGCTCGCTGAGGCTGGTGCTGATGCTCTTGCCGTTGACTGTGCGCATGGTCATAATATGAATGTGGTATCCGCTGTCCGTGACATTGTGGGAAGTGTCTCCTCAGATGTTATTGCCGGTAACATTGCTACGAGAGAGGCTGCAGAGGAATTTGGTGCAGATGTTGATGCAATAAAAGTCGGCATCGGCCCGGGTTCAATCTGTACTACTCGTATTGTCGCAGGTGTGGGCGTGCCCCAGATCACTGCTATTGCAAACGTTGCTGAAGTGATGATGGAGTATGACACACCCGTTATCGCTGATGGTGGTATCAGATACAGCGGTGACATTGCAAAGGCAATTGCCGCCGGTGCGGATTCTGTGATGGTTGGAAGCCTTCTTGCGGGAACAGACGAGTCTCCTGGCCGTCTTATTGCAATGAAAGGCCGACGCTACAAACAGTACCGGGGTATGGGATCTCTTGGTGTGATGAGCGGTGGAGAATCCAGTGATCGTTATTTCCAGAAGAAAGATATCGGAAAGAACAAGTTTGTTCCGGAGGGTGTGGAAGGGGCGACTCCATACGTTGGTAATGTATCTGATGTTCTTTACCAACTTGTCGGTGGTCTGAAATCTGCAATGGGATACACGGGTTCAAAGACCATTCAGGATCTCAGAAAGAATGGAAGATTTGTTCAGATAACGTCAGCCGGATATTCTGAAAGTCATCCGCATAATATCCTCATAACTGATGAGGCACCGAATTACCGCGTCATGGAATGA
- a CDS encoding DUF432 domain-containing protein — MYGRYEIPFEYSDETIALSITEDGDFFRYTRQISGGESVQKTLLTTGNAIVTINPIEPVNLPKPVTHYLEIEFPPVLIEPEGKKIVYLMFPIEIGVIVFGNRKMEAVDIFSFCPQKYSLYGPSGGGVITKYYASDIFSSPPESDRYCNGVLRLEIHNKTTEWANICRTVLDGYSMKIYYGPYVSMLAHMKILTPTTAETEFVRNPAASEFQKAVEVYHTLNIPSINRTFLMEWGY; from the coding sequence ATGTACGGGAGATATGAAATCCCCTTTGAATACTCAGACGAAACCATCGCCCTTTCCATAACTGAAGATGGCGATTTTTTTCGATATACACGACAAATATCAGGTGGTGAGAGCGTACAAAAAACACTCCTTACAACGGGCAATGCTATTGTTACCATAAACCCAATAGAACCTGTCAATCTGCCAAAACCTGTCACTCACTATCTTGAAATAGAATTTCCCCCAGTCCTCATAGAACCAGAAGGGAAAAAAATTGTATATCTAATGTTTCCCATTGAGATTGGCGTCATTGTCTTTGGCAACAGAAAAATGGAGGCAGTTGACATATTCTCATTCTGCCCGCAGAAATATTCACTCTACGGACCCTCCGGAGGAGGAGTTATCACCAAATATTATGCCAGTGACATCTTCTCCTCACCACCGGAATCCGACCGTTACTGCAACGGCGTACTTCGTCTGGAAATCCACAATAAAACTACTGAATGGGCAAATATCTGTAGAACAGTCCTTGATGGATACAGCATGAAGATTTATTACGGCCCCTATGTCTCCATGCTGGCCCACATGAAGATACTCACACCCACCACCGCAGAAACAGAATTTGTCCGCAACCCGGCAGCATCAGAATTCCAAAAAGCAGTGGAAGTCTATCACACTCTTAATATACCCTCAATAAACCGTACATTTCTCATGGAATGGGGGTATTGA